In Acidisarcina polymorpha, the DNA window CTTCGATGATTTCTGGGCCTTTGAGGAAGTTAGCGAAATCGTCCGGCGTGACCCCGAAGTGGGATGGGAGGTGATCACTATTCTGCTGGAGATGGCCACGACAGATGAGGTCCTTGCCCACGTCGCCGCAGGGACTCTAGAGGACTTGCTGACAAAACATGGGCTAGTAGTGATTGACAGGATTGAATCCCTCGCTCGTCGCG includes these proteins:
- a CDS encoding DUF6869 domain-containing protein codes for the protein MAAHRELAEAYLRSRNSEAGNFDDFWAFEEVSEIVRRDPEVGWEVITILLEMATTDEVLAHVAAGTLEDLLTKHGLVVIDRIESLARRDQRVQLAVSGAWINSSDEIWPRWNSMMEEFGFRSGRRAAL